In one window of Posidoniimonas corsicana DNA:
- a CDS encoding DUF4332 domain-containing protein, which yields MRITRLQLDDRNHEPLIEAAGVSDSLNTIPLAADNHGDSLLDMLHVVLYGHGGLTRKPNFDAAFGEVDLAADAGRFRLRRVRNQDSDERFTVSRLDGGQTPPHIIERLLCDLPVGVVQRVFHANGRRGDQLSELLSEEVAAAFLDLDRGQSATAPATPREDANRADLLRRRDELALAIEDLLAERRGRSADAEEELRELEADAERLLQRRETVDRRRMAVETELSSIETRLRYQAISETVHREHDGADHAANLGPQLDELESQIERWRQTLAELELRESHVRSELAAIHPDDASPAISLADQRAGLAVARRLMQDLEGEVARLARAADSQACVCRDAHPRINPLAETLRNQIDRLTDLADQQQRAYHAQQLKAEAEHLTRSQLDLQRQLDHLLTRRQELYRTTRAKRTEQDLLPAVAGACCPQTRQELEAELAELQSELTAINESLERLTRKRRELEDERDRLLSSSKLESLQRELADAERRLARAESLPSRPDEGPNRWRASELFARLTDGQWVGLRLVMNGRELAATDQLGQQRLARELDPSVRRLASLALRLSLVWTAGQRGVRLPLILDEPFAGLTRDQIASLATTLDDFARAGRQLFVGTADADALARFASLGAHRLGLAAKSSRREFVVEAAAPQPAAKPVTGPVRHVSTTEHVETSEYLLSPDDKIERFPVPIHDRETVFLRSRIRTVSDLLGADPSAVAEELDRDDVTAELVALWQTHLGFVCFVPHLSFDDAVVLTGAGCYDVDQLADASADELLKQVDAYLTSDRGRRHTDRGYRFDADRARRWVRDARRGRDRWQTSAAWSGWQRCRGERRQRVSHNNSASSRGGSRNGAASSSGHLRLRTEAPHHNGAAHAPKKPKKLKFYLETSSPIVDAPSIGPKTAAKLQKAGVRTVGDLLDADPELLADKLDSRRIDAETLVAWQHQAQLVCRIPQLRGHDAQILVECGFTRPEELASMKPAELFGFVEPFCSTAEAERIIRGGKTPDLAEVTDWINWSRQCRVLGAA from the coding sequence ATGAGGATCACCCGTCTGCAGCTGGACGACCGCAATCACGAGCCGCTCATCGAGGCGGCCGGCGTTTCCGACTCGCTCAACACCATCCCGCTCGCCGCCGACAACCACGGCGACTCCCTCCTCGACATGCTGCACGTCGTGCTCTACGGGCACGGCGGCCTCACGCGCAAGCCCAACTTCGACGCCGCGTTTGGCGAGGTCGACCTGGCCGCCGACGCCGGCCGCTTCCGCCTGCGGCGGGTCCGCAACCAGGACTCCGACGAGCGATTCACCGTCAGCCGCCTGGACGGTGGCCAGACCCCGCCCCACATCATCGAGCGGCTGCTGTGCGACCTGCCGGTCGGCGTAGTGCAGCGGGTGTTCCACGCCAACGGCCGCCGCGGCGACCAGCTCAGCGAGCTGCTCAGCGAGGAGGTCGCCGCCGCGTTCCTCGACCTGGACCGCGGCCAGTCTGCGACCGCCCCCGCAACTCCCCGCGAAGACGCCAACCGCGCCGACCTGCTCCGCCGCCGCGACGAGCTGGCCCTCGCGATCGAGGACCTGCTGGCCGAACGCCGCGGCCGCAGCGCCGACGCCGAAGAGGAGCTGCGCGAGCTGGAAGCCGACGCAGAGCGGCTGCTCCAGCGCCGCGAAACGGTTGACCGCCGCCGCATGGCGGTCGAGACCGAGCTCTCCTCGATCGAGACCCGCCTCCGCTACCAGGCGATCTCCGAAACCGTCCACCGCGAGCACGATGGCGCCGACCACGCCGCCAACCTCGGCCCCCAGCTCGACGAGCTGGAAAGCCAGATCGAGCGCTGGCGGCAGACGCTGGCCGAGTTGGAGCTCCGCGAGTCGCACGTCCGCTCCGAGCTGGCCGCCATCCATCCGGACGACGCCTCGCCCGCCATCTCGCTGGCCGACCAGCGGGCCGGCCTGGCGGTCGCCCGCCGGCTGATGCAGGACCTCGAGGGCGAGGTCGCTCGGCTGGCCCGCGCGGCCGACTCCCAGGCGTGCGTCTGCCGCGACGCCCACCCCCGCATCAACCCGCTCGCCGAAACGCTCCGCAACCAGATCGACCGGCTGACCGACCTGGCCGACCAGCAGCAGCGGGCCTACCACGCCCAGCAGCTCAAGGCCGAGGCCGAGCACCTCACCCGCAGCCAGCTCGACCTGCAGCGTCAGCTCGACCACCTGCTGACCCGCCGGCAGGAGCTGTACCGCACCACCCGCGCCAAGCGGACCGAGCAGGACCTGCTGCCCGCCGTGGCCGGTGCCTGCTGCCCGCAAACCCGCCAGGAGCTGGAGGCCGAGCTCGCCGAGCTGCAGAGCGAGCTGACCGCCATCAACGAGTCGCTAGAACGCCTGACCCGCAAACGCCGCGAGCTCGAAGACGAGCGTGACCGGCTGCTCTCCTCCAGCAAGCTCGAGTCGCTCCAGCGCGAGCTGGCCGACGCCGAGCGTCGCCTGGCACGCGCCGAGTCGCTCCCCTCCCGGCCCGACGAGGGACCCAACCGCTGGCGCGCGTCCGAGCTGTTCGCCCGCCTGACCGACGGCCAGTGGGTTGGCCTGCGGCTGGTGATGAACGGCCGCGAGCTGGCCGCCACCGACCAGCTCGGCCAGCAGCGGCTCGCCCGCGAGCTCGACCCGTCGGTGCGGCGGCTGGCTTCGCTGGCGCTGCGGCTGTCGCTGGTCTGGACCGCCGGCCAGCGGGGCGTCCGCCTGCCGCTGATCCTCGACGAGCCGTTCGCCGGCCTGACCCGCGACCAGATCGCGTCGCTCGCCACCACGCTCGACGATTTCGCCCGCGCCGGGCGGCAGCTGTTCGTCGGCACGGCCGACGCCGACGCGCTCGCGCGGTTCGCCTCGCTCGGCGCCCACAGGCTGGGACTGGCGGCCAAGTCCTCGCGCCGCGAGTTCGTTGTCGAGGCCGCGGCCCCGCAGCCGGCCGCCAAGCCGGTCACCGGACCGGTGCGGCACGTGTCGACCACCGAGCACGTCGAAACCTCCGAGTACCTCCTCTCGCCGGACGACAAGATCGAGCGGTTCCCGGTCCCCATCCACGACCGCGAGACCGTGTTCCTCCGCTCCCGCATCCGCACCGTGAGCGATTTGCTCGGCGCCGACCCCAGCGCCGTGGCCGAGGAGCTGGACCGCGACGACGTCACGGCCGAGCTGGTCGCGCTGTGGCAGACGCACCTCGGGTTCGTCTGCTTCGTGCCGCACCTCTCGTTCGACGACGCCGTCGTATTGACCGGCGCCGGCTGCTACGACGTCGACCAACTGGCCGACGCGTCGGCCGACGAGCTGCTCAAGCAGGTCGACGCGTACCTCACCAGCGACCGGGGCCGCCGCCACACCGACCGCGGCTACCGCTTCGACGCCGACCGCGCCCGCCGCTGGGTCCGCGACGCCCGCCGCGGCCGCGACCGCTGGCAGACCTCCGCCGCCTGGAGCGGCTGGCAGCGCTGTCGGGGTGAACGCCGCCAACGCGTCAGCCACAACAACTCGGCCAGCAGCCGCGGCGGCTCCCGCAACGGCGCCGCGTCCAGCAGCGGGCACCTGAGGCTCCGCACCGAGGCGCCGCACCACAACGGCGCCGCGCACGCCCCGAAGAAGCCGAAGAAGCTCAAGTTCTACCTCGAGACCTCCAGCCCGATTGTCGACGCGCCGTCCATCGGCCCCAAGACCGCGGCCAAGCTGCAGAAGGCCGGCGTCCGCACGGTCGGCGACCTGCTCGACGCCGACCCGGAGCTGCTGGCCGACAAGCTCGACTCCAGGCGCATCGACGCCGAGACGCTGGTCGCCTGGCAGCACCAGGCGCAACTCGTCTGCCGGATCCCCCAGCTCCGCGGCCACGACGCCCAGATCCTGGTCGAGTGCGGCTTCACCCGCCCGGAGGAGCTGGCGTCGATGAAGCCGGCCGAGCTGTTCGGTTTCGTGGAGCCGTTCTGCAGCACCGCCGAGGCGGAGCGGATCATCCGCGGCGGCAAGACGCCCGACCTGGCCGAGGTGACCGACTGGATCAACTGGTCCCGCCAGTGCCGCGTGCTGGGCGCCGCGTAG
- a CDS encoding GGDEF domain-containing protein has translation MPTPRPEPDGGTPHSLPWEAWRHASDGVAIATPDGRSVLAHNPAFERLCQHLNLTPQQCLDALAAELATLSPKGFCWRELHFPAAGLLRVGLMRQHGEPPTVLLMLPAPAHDPDIVTGLADRRRLEEELEARFHGGRPFALLFVDLDGFKLVNDELGHVAGDLALREIAQRMRESLRERDIVGRYGGDEFVVLLDGAVQPEDLELIVQRIEDAAAQPLESVPGAGPLSASIGWAFSADGYQRPADMLDTADRRMYANKRQEC, from the coding sequence ATGCCGACCCCCCGCCCCGAACCCGACGGCGGTACGCCGCACTCACTCCCTTGGGAAGCGTGGCGGCACGCGTCCGACGGCGTTGCGATTGCAACACCGGACGGTCGATCCGTTCTAGCGCACAATCCTGCGTTCGAGCGACTCTGCCAGCACCTCAACCTCACGCCGCAGCAGTGCTTAGACGCGTTAGCGGCCGAGCTCGCCACGCTGTCGCCGAAGGGGTTCTGCTGGCGTGAGCTGCATTTCCCCGCCGCGGGCCTTCTGCGGGTCGGTCTGATGCGTCAGCACGGCGAGCCGCCGACGGTGCTCCTCATGCTGCCGGCGCCGGCCCACGATCCTGATATCGTCACCGGGTTGGCGGATCGCCGCCGCTTGGAGGAAGAGCTCGAAGCACGATTCCACGGCGGTCGACCGTTTGCGCTGCTGTTCGTCGATCTAGACGGGTTCAAGCTGGTGAATGACGAGTTGGGGCACGTCGCCGGCGACCTCGCCTTGCGCGAGATCGCGCAGCGGATGCGCGAGTCGCTCCGTGAGAGGGACATCGTTGGCCGCTACGGCGGCGACGAGTTCGTCGTATTGCTGGACGGCGCCGTGCAGCCCGAGGACCTCGAGCTGATCGTGCAGCGGATCGAGGACGCCGCCGCGCAGCCGCTCGAGTCGGTGCCCGGCGCCGGCCCGCTCTCGGCCAGCATCGGCTGGGCGTTCTCTGCTGACGGCTACCAGCGTCCTGCCGACATGCTCGACACGGCCGACCGCCGGATGTACGCCAACAAGCGGCAGGAGTGCTAG
- a CDS encoding sugar transferase: MTRLHLMILPAWLMRLRPRPAHRPPENSYFLSPGLWSRAAECERMRVDRNGSVLSVVSLSLTEAMRQPRRVSILEGYLAERLRQTDAAGWRPDGRLGLLLPDTPREGAEVVAAEVSAFLRDDDGRPDCQIGVYPDFDSRDPEIVAPVGDRASEPVGAGAGDDQGEQVFMQGTPAWKRAVDIAGATAGLLVAGPVLLALAGAVAATSRGGAFYRQEREGLGGRRFQILKLRTMIPEAEAQKADLRQHSVQDGPAFKMYRDPRVTAIGRLLRATSLDELPQLINVLRGEMSLVGPRPLPVDESLACKPWQRRRLQVKPGITCTWQVWGRNSVTFDEWMRMDLRYSRRRSLRHDLWLLITTGPSLLLSRGPR, encoded by the coding sequence GTGACACGTCTGCACCTGATGATCTTACCCGCCTGGTTGATGCGGCTGCGTCCCCGCCCTGCGCATCGCCCTCCTGAAAACTCTTACTTCCTTTCGCCCGGCCTCTGGTCGCGGGCCGCCGAGTGCGAGCGGATGCGCGTCGATCGTAACGGTTCGGTGCTTTCGGTGGTATCGCTATCGCTCACGGAAGCGATGCGGCAGCCCCGGCGGGTGTCGATCCTGGAGGGCTACCTGGCGGAGCGGCTGCGCCAGACCGACGCAGCGGGCTGGCGGCCCGACGGCAGGCTCGGGCTGCTGCTGCCCGACACCCCACGCGAGGGCGCGGAAGTTGTGGCGGCCGAGGTGTCCGCATTCCTAAGGGACGATGACGGAAGGCCCGACTGCCAGATTGGCGTCTACCCGGACTTTGACTCGCGGGATCCGGAGATCGTCGCGCCGGTGGGCGATCGCGCGAGCGAGCCGGTCGGCGCCGGCGCCGGCGACGACCAGGGCGAACAGGTCTTCATGCAGGGAACGCCTGCGTGGAAGCGCGCAGTGGACATCGCCGGCGCGACGGCCGGCCTGCTTGTGGCCGGGCCGGTATTGCTGGCGCTGGCAGGCGCGGTTGCGGCAACCTCCCGCGGCGGCGCCTTCTACCGCCAAGAACGGGAGGGGCTTGGCGGTCGCCGGTTCCAGATCCTGAAGCTCCGCACCATGATCCCGGAGGCCGAGGCGCAGAAGGCGGACCTCCGCCAGCACAGCGTGCAGGACGGACCCGCGTTCAAGATGTACCGCGATCCTCGGGTGACAGCGATCGGGCGGTTGCTCCGCGCCACCAGCCTGGACGAGCTGCCGCAGCTGATAAATGTGCTGCGGGGCGAGATGTCGCTGGTCGGACCCAGGCCGCTGCCGGTTGACGAATCCCTCGCGTGCAAGCCGTGGCAGCGTCGGCGTCTGCAGGTGAAGCCCGGCATCACCTGCACGTGGCAGGTGTGGGGGCGCAACTCGGTGACCTTTGACGAGTGGATGCGGATGGACCTGCGGTACTCCCGCCGCCGCAGCCTGCGTCACGACCTCTGGCTCTTGATAACCACGGGCCCGTCCCTGCTGCTGTCTCGGGGGCCGCGATGA
- a CDS encoding glycosyltransferase family 4 protein: protein MTTGAGQDKAAVIAERPRVLAIAYACHPTESAESRVGWARALMASQRHDVTVMCHSDLDADELQRLAVEDGADPSIRFQNVPHCVIGMSCRSHDLLYCVGYRMWHRRVAKLAAELHAARPFDVVHQVNFCGFREPGYGWRVGAPFVWGPLGGTQNFPLRFLSVLDPYNAVREAGRNVVNWLQLRFSPRLRRVARRSACVMSATRLAQRDLERSWGLDTAVELEAGLSYPPAPLRSKRDPSRPLRILWTGRLRAWKGLPLLLHALAKTPPNVRCEVRVLGEGAGQAGLVRLAKRLGVDDRIEWVGWGPYPDTLPHYRWADVFAFTSLRDTSGAGLLEALAAGLPIVGIDHQGAADIMSDECAVRLPPSNPREVIAGFSDAITRLAGDGELLLRLSHGATRRADDFAWDARGAVLDRVYQSAMAPAADRRRAAGTSRPAEPVTRPSLNLQPLEAVGE, encoded by the coding sequence ATGACCACCGGGGCAGGGCAGGACAAAGCAGCCGTAATCGCAGAGCGTCCCCGCGTGCTGGCGATCGCGTACGCGTGCCACCCAACCGAGTCCGCCGAGTCGCGGGTCGGTTGGGCGCGGGCGCTCATGGCGTCCCAACGACACGACGTCACCGTGATGTGCCACTCCGATCTCGACGCCGACGAGCTCCAGCGGCTTGCGGTTGAAGACGGCGCGGATCCGAGCATCCGATTCCAGAACGTGCCGCACTGCGTGATCGGAATGTCGTGTCGGTCCCACGATCTGCTGTACTGTGTCGGCTACCGGATGTGGCACCGTCGGGTGGCGAAGCTGGCGGCCGAGCTGCACGCCGCGCGGCCGTTCGATGTGGTCCACCAGGTGAACTTCTGTGGGTTCCGCGAGCCAGGGTACGGGTGGCGCGTTGGCGCGCCGTTCGTCTGGGGTCCATTGGGTGGCACACAGAACTTCCCGCTTCGTTTCCTGAGCGTGCTCGACCCGTACAACGCGGTACGCGAGGCAGGTCGGAACGTTGTGAATTGGCTCCAGTTGCGGTTCAGCCCGCGCCTGCGTCGCGTCGCCCGTCGGAGCGCGTGCGTGATGTCGGCGACGCGGCTCGCTCAGCGAGACCTTGAGCGTTCTTGGGGCCTAGACACCGCTGTGGAGCTTGAGGCCGGCCTCAGCTACCCGCCGGCGCCACTCCGGTCAAAGCGGGACCCGAGCCGACCGCTCCGGATCTTGTGGACCGGCCGTCTCCGCGCCTGGAAGGGTCTGCCGCTGCTGCTGCACGCGCTCGCAAAGACCCCGCCCAATGTGCGGTGCGAGGTCCGCGTGCTTGGCGAGGGCGCCGGTCAGGCGGGCCTCGTCCGGCTGGCTAAGCGTCTCGGCGTCGACGACCGCATCGAATGGGTCGGCTGGGGGCCGTACCCCGACACGCTCCCACACTACCGCTGGGCCGACGTGTTCGCGTTCACCAGCCTGCGGGACACGTCTGGCGCCGGTCTGCTCGAGGCGCTCGCGGCGGGGCTCCCGATCGTGGGCATCGACCACCAGGGCGCGGCGGACATCATGAGCGACGAGTGCGCCGTCCGCCTGCCGCCGTCCAATCCCCGCGAGGTGATCGCTGGCTTCTCTGACGCGATCACCCGCCTGGCCGGCGACGGCGAGCTGCTGCTGCGGCTCAGCCACGGCGCCACGCGGCGGGCGGATGACTTCGCGTGGGATGCGCGGGGCGCCGTGCTGGACCGGGTCTACCAGTCGGCCATGGCTCCGGCGGCCGATCGCCGGCGGGCCGCCGGAACAAGCCGCCCCGCGGAGCCCGTCACCCGGCCCAGCCTCAACCTGCAACCGCTTGAGGCGGTTGGAGAGTAG
- a CDS encoding GumC family protein: MPNVNNTFTHPRELAEVVFRHKWKLVLIPIAVCALGVAVILFAPRTYLSEGKILMRVGRESVGIDPTATTGQTLMLQQSSRDSEVQSAMDLWLSRGLAEKVVDQVGPQYVLEGGPAGAEEKNAVADTIMTPVRKLVAMVKSIDRVSDREQAVIDFSKNLDVSAERDSTVIVVSYEADTPEGAQHILATLIDLYQAEYMKIFRNPRSMAFFADQTSLLKQQLEDAEARLRDAKNRMELSSIQGRRSTYESQLSAIELSLYQAEQEYAESSAKIEDLQAKIEELPERLVSSKTSIPNIGADLLREQLYELQVKQIDYQARYSEDHPMVKAVSAQVAKAKEIVDQQQEQREETVDDINPVRRALSLELKQQETLAAGLSARLKALDEQKRLVVSDMKRLNQFEVEVDGLQREAQLASDKYFKYANNLEQARIDEELQAQRVSSFSVPQPATLQEKPVSPSKLLVAAGALMLAVGGAVGAVVLSESLNGNVRSASEVEHDLGLPVFAEVPEGRRHGRVLQR, encoded by the coding sequence ATGCCAAACGTCAACAACACGTTCACCCACCCTCGCGAGCTGGCCGAGGTTGTGTTCCGTCACAAGTGGAAGCTCGTGCTGATCCCGATCGCGGTCTGTGCGCTCGGGGTGGCGGTGATCCTCTTCGCGCCGCGCACCTACCTGTCTGAGGGGAAGATCCTGATGCGGGTAGGCCGCGAGTCGGTGGGCATCGACCCGACCGCCACCACCGGTCAGACCCTCATGCTCCAGCAGAGCAGCCGGGACTCCGAGGTGCAGTCTGCGATGGACCTGTGGCTGAGCCGCGGCCTGGCCGAGAAGGTCGTCGACCAGGTTGGCCCCCAGTACGTACTGGAGGGCGGACCGGCCGGCGCCGAGGAGAAGAACGCGGTCGCCGACACGATCATGACGCCGGTCAGGAAGCTGGTTGCGATGGTGAAGAGCATTGACCGGGTGTCCGATCGCGAGCAGGCGGTCATCGATTTCTCGAAGAACCTGGACGTCTCGGCCGAGCGCGACTCCACCGTGATCGTGGTCTCGTACGAGGCCGACACGCCGGAGGGGGCGCAGCACATCCTCGCAACGTTGATCGACCTCTACCAGGCCGAGTACATGAAGATCTTCCGCAACCCTCGGTCGATGGCGTTCTTCGCCGACCAGACCAGCCTACTCAAGCAACAGCTCGAGGACGCCGAGGCCAGGCTGCGGGACGCCAAGAACCGCATGGAGCTCTCCAGCATCCAGGGCAGGCGCAGCACGTACGAGAGCCAGCTCAGCGCGATCGAGCTGTCGCTCTACCAGGCCGAGCAGGAGTACGCGGAGTCGTCCGCCAAGATCGAAGACCTGCAGGCCAAGATCGAGGAACTGCCAGAGCGGCTGGTGTCGTCCAAGACGTCAATCCCCAACATCGGCGCCGACCTGCTCCGCGAGCAGCTCTACGAGCTTCAGGTCAAGCAGATCGACTACCAGGCCCGCTACAGCGAGGACCACCCGATGGTCAAGGCGGTTAGCGCGCAGGTTGCCAAGGCTAAGGAAATTGTCGACCAGCAGCAGGAGCAACGGGAGGAGACCGTCGATGACATCAACCCGGTCCGCCGCGCGTTGTCGCTCGAGCTCAAGCAGCAGGAGACGCTGGCCGCCGGGCTGTCCGCCCGGCTCAAGGCGCTCGACGAGCAGAAAAGGCTGGTCGTGAGCGACATGAAACGGCTCAACCAGTTTGAGGTAGAGGTCGACGGTCTGCAGCGCGAGGCGCAGCTGGCCAGCGACAAGTACTTCAAGTACGCCAACAACCTGGAGCAGGCCCGCATCGACGAAGAGCTGCAGGCGCAGCGGGTGTCGAGCTTCAGCGTGCCCCAGCCCGCGACGCTGCAGGAGAAGCCGGTCAGCCCCTCGAAGCTGCTGGTGGCGGCCGGCGCCCTGATGCTGGCGGTTGGGGGGGCCGTTGGCGCCGTTGTGCTCAGCGAGAGCCTCAACGGCAATGTCCGGTCCGCGAGCGAGGTAGAGCACGACTTGGGCCTGCCAGTGTTCGCCGAGGTGCCCGAGGGACGCCGGCACGGCCGCGTCCTGCAACGTTAG
- a CDS encoding tyrosine-protein kinase family protein: MDPSQHSQPGASAARPTAGALDGSAASHRPGPDPYDAIVWRLRTSEANPGSGFVVGLLGCHRQCGATTIAANTGIRIASHSLGPVLLLDCNADRPQLSRSFNLASAPGLAEAASGAAELTDCIHATGVKGLDVMPSGALDTSLTLADQFSSLLSELRDEYAILLLDLPPADTLAGAVVSFAQAADAVLLVLRSQKTRRQAASGALSRLTQAGVPVVGSVVTRRKRFSPRWFGSGL, encoded by the coding sequence ATGGACCCAAGTCAACACTCACAACCTGGGGCGTCCGCCGCCAGGCCGACCGCCGGCGCCCTCGACGGGTCTGCCGCCTCGCATCGGCCGGGCCCCGACCCCTACGACGCCATTGTGTGGCGTCTGCGGACCAGCGAAGCCAATCCGGGCAGCGGTTTCGTTGTGGGGCTGCTGGGATGCCACCGGCAGTGCGGCGCGACTACCATCGCGGCAAACACCGGGATCCGCATTGCTAGCCATAGCTTAGGCCCCGTGCTGCTATTGGACTGCAACGCAGACAGGCCTCAGCTGTCCCGGTCGTTCAACCTCGCTTCGGCTCCTGGGCTCGCCGAGGCCGCTTCCGGCGCCGCCGAACTGACCGACTGCATCCACGCCACCGGCGTTAAGGGGCTCGACGTGATGCCATCGGGTGCGCTCGACACTTCGCTGACGCTTGCCGATCAGTTCTCGTCCCTGCTGTCGGAACTGCGGGACGAGTACGCGATCTTGCTGCTCGACCTGCCGCCGGCCGACACGCTGGCCGGCGCGGTGGTTTCGTTCGCGCAAGCGGCCGACGCGGTGCTGCTGGTGCTCCGCAGCCAGAAGACCCGCCGCCAGGCCGCCAGCGGCGCGCTGAGCCGCCTCACGCAGGCCGGCGTCCCGGTTGTTGGATCGGTAGTCACGCGACGAAAGAGGTTCTCGCCACGTTGGTTCGGTTCAGGCCTCTAG
- a CDS encoding lipopolysaccharide biosynthesis protein → MQTIPRHPSTDVTPANASAQGAWTVADQAVVSLASFAATVIVGRTLGKEALGIYALGPFLFWLVAGVANALVWVPYTARACRLNEVDRRRYRASNTVMAAAMAVGLAALCVVGGLLAAPLQNWLSPFCLAMAPLSFLFLLREHVRRVFIADFRAAGLLLLDGPIAVLSVGSLLTLSHNGRLTPSVALVATALAAGLCLPVVWRLTRGGGVIAEELSRDARSNWGFGRWMLVVAVAWLIGDGVLRWMLLGMHGMDALGVFSAAFSVVMLANPLILAMTSFARSWAARVQAADGTPGLFTHTVRLTLAGIVLAAAGMFLLAWAGDFMIQVFFGEQFADPQLVLLLAAAVCLQAVAIPVDAALTALELGKKMTQVSLLQLAAALLVGAPLVYAQGPMGIAWAMIARSAPLHILAWDAMWKHYHSDVDLPKPSHARA, encoded by the coding sequence ATGCAGACCATCCCCCGACACCCTTCGACAGACGTGACGCCTGCCAACGCGTCTGCGCAAGGGGCGTGGACGGTGGCCGATCAGGCGGTCGTGAGCCTGGCGAGCTTCGCCGCGACCGTGATCGTCGGCAGGACGCTCGGCAAGGAGGCGCTTGGGATCTATGCGTTGGGTCCGTTCCTGTTCTGGCTGGTGGCGGGCGTTGCGAACGCGCTGGTGTGGGTCCCCTACACGGCACGGGCGTGTCGGCTCAACGAGGTTGATCGGCGGCGGTACCGCGCCAGCAACACGGTGATGGCGGCTGCGATGGCCGTCGGCCTGGCGGCGCTGTGCGTTGTAGGCGGACTGCTCGCTGCTCCGCTGCAGAATTGGCTGTCGCCGTTCTGCCTTGCGATGGCGCCGCTCTCGTTCTTGTTCCTGCTCCGCGAGCATGTCCGCCGTGTGTTCATTGCCGACTTCCGCGCCGCCGGTTTGCTGCTGCTGGATGGGCCCATCGCGGTGCTGTCGGTCGGTTCGCTGCTAACGCTGTCCCACAATGGCAGGCTCACGCCTAGCGTAGCGCTGGTCGCGACCGCCCTCGCGGCCGGACTCTGCCTGCCGGTGGTATGGCGTCTCACGCGGGGCGGTGGAGTAATCGCCGAGGAGTTGTCACGCGATGCCCGGTCCAACTGGGGGTTCGGGCGCTGGATGCTGGTGGTCGCCGTCGCGTGGCTTATCGGCGACGGCGTGCTGCGGTGGATGCTGCTCGGGATGCACGGCATGGACGCGTTGGGCGTGTTCAGCGCGGCGTTCTCGGTGGTCATGCTGGCTAACCCGCTGATTCTGGCGATGACTTCGTTCGCGCGGTCGTGGGCGGCGCGGGTCCAGGCGGCGGACGGCACGCCGGGCCTGTTCACGCACACCGTGCGTCTGACACTGGCCGGCATCGTGCTCGCGGCCGCCGGGATGTTCCTGCTCGCGTGGGCCGGTGATTTCATGATCCAGGTGTTCTTCGGCGAGCAGTTCGCGGACCCGCAACTCGTGCTGCTGCTGGCGGCCGCTGTCTGCCTGCAGGCGGTGGCGATTCCGGTCGACGCGGCGCTCACCGCGTTGGAGCTGGGCAAGAAGATGACGCAGGTCTCGCTGCTGCAGCTGGCCGCGGCCCTGTTGGTCGGCGCTCCGCTGGTCTACGCCCAGGGCCCAATGGGCATCGCCTGGGCGATGATCGCTCGGTCGGCGCCGTTGCACATCTTGGCATGGGACGCGATGTGGAAGCACTACCACTCCGACGTTGACCTTCCCAAACCATCCCATGCCCGCGCATAG